Proteins encoded together in one Marispirochaeta sp. window:
- a CDS encoding sensor histidine kinase, whose translation MNRTFITVVTCLSVLAFLTDSTFSIHSPGFTSFFLADLVLIMIGANWPTTRERFFTFLLFLVEYFFILLLCRPFGYNQELSLILHSFIIIQIGFFLPLRTSSWLTVLVLIFGTFFSNLVFLPESTFFNHTMPEIPEGRQVMMFVELFFVSGFACFTGFHYQSAAAHRVTDEHNSSVIRSLSKVNHEYQEYAFEIKSISTTDERNRITRELHDISGHIFTSIIAMMKMALLNEQSIGSFTKLHQDVLELAQEGLNDTRAAVRDIRSTRTAEQNLFDKTTKLVENFELITGINVRLILNNTRLKYERVIEHTIYRAIQEGLTNSLTHGQATEVEILMQEVDYNLNLYIIDNGRGEKKIQQGVGLSGITERTSKLSGKIEVSSNDFGFKIFISLPLNPGLAS comes from the coding sequence TTGAACAGAACATTTATTACAGTTGTTACCTGCTTATCTGTTCTTGCCTTTCTGACCGATTCTACATTTTCAATACACTCTCCCGGTTTTACCTCTTTCTTCCTGGCAGACCTGGTATTAATTATGATAGGAGCCAACTGGCCGACAACACGCGAAAGATTCTTTACGTTCCTGCTGTTCCTGGTTGAATATTTTTTTATCCTTCTGCTATGCAGACCTTTTGGCTATAATCAGGAGCTTTCACTGATTCTGCATTCATTCATAATTATACAAATCGGTTTTTTTCTGCCCTTAAGAACAAGTTCCTGGCTTACTGTTCTTGTCCTGATATTCGGGACCTTTTTCTCAAATCTTGTTTTTCTTCCGGAATCAACATTTTTCAACCACACAATGCCGGAAATTCCAGAGGGAAGACAGGTCATGATGTTTGTGGAACTTTTCTTTGTGTCCGGGTTTGCATGCTTTACCGGTTTTCATTACCAGTCCGCAGCGGCCCATAGAGTAACAGATGAGCATAACTCATCGGTGATCCGTTCCCTGAGTAAAGTAAACCACGAATATCAGGAATACGCTTTCGAGATAAAATCAATTTCAACAACGGATGAACGAAACCGTATTACCAGAGAATTGCATGATATATCGGGGCATATCTTCACCAGTATAATAGCAATGATGAAGATGGCCCTGCTCAATGAACAGAGTATCGGCTCTTTTACCAAACTGCATCAGGACGTGCTGGAACTGGCCCAGGAAGGATTGAATGATACCAGGGCCGCCGTGAGGGATATCAGAAGCACAAGGACCGCCGAACAGAACCTTTTTGATAAAACCACCAAACTGGTCGAAAACTTTGAACTGATTACCGGGATTAATGTCCGGTTGATTCTCAACAATACCCGATTAAAGTATGAGAGAGTTATCGAGCACACAATCTACCGGGCCATACAGGAAGGGCTTACAAACTCCCTTACCCATGGACAGGCTACAGAAGTGGAAATTCTGATGCAGGAAGTGGACTATAATCTGAATTTGTATATTATTGACAACGGCAGGGGAGAAAAGAAAATTCAGCAGGGAGTCGGCTTGAGTGGAATCACTGAACGGACAAGCAAACTTTCCGGTAAAATAGAAGTAAGTTCAAACGATTTCGGGTTTAAAATATTCATCAGTCTGCCGCTTAACCCGGGACTGGCATCATAA
- a CDS encoding response regulator transcription factor, whose translation MKDKISVLIVDDQKLFSESLSSIISSISDEINIIAKAMDGIEAIEKVRELKPDVILMDLNMPRMNGVEATRKILQEFPSTRILMLATFENDEAVYTALSYGALGYLLKDVSAHTLVASIKAVYEGLVSFSPNIAANIARKNIESKHGDIENRHSFNLLDSEIRDFTEREKTILEMMLKGTKNRNIADELHIGEQTVRNYVHTIYTKLNVHDRYELLSLLNRKS comes from the coding sequence ATGAAAGATAAAATATCCGTCCTTATTGTTGACGATCAGAAATTGTTTTCAGAGAGTCTTTCCTCAATCATAAGTTCCATCTCTGACGAAATAAATATAATAGCCAAAGCAATGGACGGGATTGAAGCGATCGAAAAGGTAAGAGAACTGAAACCGGACGTTATTCTCATGGATCTGAATATGCCGAGAATGAACGGCGTTGAAGCTACAAGGAAAATATTGCAAGAATTCCCTTCAACCAGAATTCTTATGCTGGCAACATTTGAAAACGATGAAGCGGTATACACTGCCTTGAGTTATGGAGCATTGGGGTATCTGCTGAAGGATGTATCAGCCCATACCCTGGTCGCCTCCATAAAAGCGGTTTATGAGGGCCTGGTTTCATTTTCTCCAAATATAGCAGCCAATATAGCCAGAAAAAATATTGAATCAAAACATGGGGATATCGAAAACAGGCACAGCTTTAATCTGCTGGACTCGGAAATTCGAGACTTCACCGAGCGGGAGAAGACAATCCTTGAAATGATGCTAAAAGGAACGAAAAACAGGAACATTGCTGATGAGCTACACATAGGCGAGCAGACAGTCCGCAATTATGTGCACACAATATACACAAAACTGAATGTGCACGATCGTTACGAGTTATTATCTCTCCTTAACAGGAAAAGTTAA
- a CDS encoding DUF1015 family protein — MATIRSFKALRPLPELAEKIASVPYDVVNTEEARELAEGNDLSFLHIVRPDIDLPYTLDTYSDAVYEKAAENFKRLKESGSLVEEEDPSLYIYRLEMDGREQLGIAGCCLVDEYDDNTIKKHEFTRKAKEDDRVRHMLTLRAHAGPVLLTYRRTESLALQLRKESSGTPLFDFTAADGVRHTLWRCEHPERIQDAFLDVPALYIADGHHRAAGASRVKAEIIKQGAASSGAEEFNSFLTVIFPSDQLSIFAYNKYVRDLGGKTPRELIEALEPDFYVSRADGGNPEAKGIIHMYLEGSWYRLNIKDPRFDPADPVSALDLSHFEKRLLEPILGIEDQRSSQRIDFEGGIGSPEKLAERVDREGGAAFTFYPVSVEELMQVSDAGMVMPPKSTWFAPKLRSGLLIHEF; from the coding sequence ATGGCAACAATTCGAAGCTTTAAGGCCCTGCGGCCCCTGCCGGAACTGGCGGAAAAAATCGCCAGCGTCCCTTATGATGTAGTCAATACTGAAGAGGCTAGGGAACTGGCTGAAGGAAACGATCTGAGTTTTCTCCATATAGTCCGCCCCGATATAGACCTTCCTTATACTTTAGACACCTACAGTGATGCTGTCTATGAAAAAGCCGCCGAGAACTTCAAGCGGCTGAAAGAGTCCGGAAGTCTGGTCGAGGAAGAAGACCCCTCCCTTTACATTTACCGCCTCGAAATGGACGGCCGGGAACAGCTTGGTATTGCCGGCTGCTGTCTTGTGGATGAATATGACGACAACACAATAAAAAAGCACGAGTTTACCCGCAAAGCAAAAGAGGACGACCGGGTCCGTCACATGCTGACCCTCCGGGCTCACGCAGGACCTGTACTTCTTACCTACCGGCGAACAGAGTCCCTCGCTCTGCAGCTGCGGAAAGAGAGTTCAGGAACGCCCCTCTTTGATTTTACCGCTGCCGACGGCGTCCGACATACGCTCTGGCGCTGCGAACACCCGGAACGCATTCAGGACGCTTTCCTGGATGTTCCCGCCCTCTACATTGCCGACGGGCATCACCGCGCAGCCGGGGCGAGCCGGGTTAAGGCAGAGATAATCAAACAGGGAGCAGCTTCCTCAGGAGCGGAGGAGTTCAACAGCTTCCTCACAGTTATCTTCCCTTCCGACCAGCTGAGCATCTTTGCCTATAACAAGTATGTACGGGATCTGGGAGGTAAAACTCCCCGGGAACTTATTGAGGCATTGGAACCCGATTTTTATGTGTCCCGTGCTGACGGGGGAAACCCCGAAGCCAAGGGGATTATTCACATGTACCTGGAGGGCAGCTGGTACCGGCTGAACATCAAAGATCCGCGGTTCGACCCAGCGGACCCGGTCTCCGCCCTGGATCTCTCCCACTTCGAAAAGCGCCTCCTTGAGCCCATCCTGGGCATCGAGGACCAGCGGAGTTCCCAGCGAATCGATTTTGAAGGGGGAATCGGGAGCCCGGAGAAGCTTGCCGAACGGGTGGATCGCGAAGGGGGTGCTGCCTTTACCTTTTATCCCGTCAGCGTCGAGGAACTCATGCAGGTTTCCGACGCAGGAATGGTCATGCCCCCCAAATCAACATGGTTCGCTCCGAAGCTGCGTTCCGGGCTTCTTATTCATGAGTTCTGA
- the serC gene encoding 3-phosphoserine/phosphohydroxythreonine transaminase: MRKYNFYAGPSTLPVEVLEELKEEIADYYGQGLSMIETSHRSPMYDSVHSETIELFHELMSIPKNYKVLFIGGGATLQFGMVPMNLLKSGTTAEYIKSGSWAGKAVNDARTIGPVRILWDGKESSYTTLPDAASIRPGNDAAYLHVTSNETIGGIQWKEFPKTGEVPLVADMSSDILSRVFAIRDFGLIYAGAQKNIGPAGVTVVIIREDLAVASPENLPAYLRYKIHAEKNSLYNTPPVFAVYAMHKVLKWLKARGGVQGIEKLNARKAGAIYSVIDKNPEFYSSPVDKKVRSNMNVVFRLPSEDLEKQFLSHAQENGMLGLKGHRDVGGCRASLYNAMPLEGAQALANFMQTFAAEKG; encoded by the coding sequence ATGAGAAAATATAATTTTTACGCCGGTCCATCGACCCTTCCCGTCGAAGTACTTGAGGAACTGAAGGAAGAGATAGCCGACTATTACGGCCAGGGCCTCTCGATGATAGAAACCAGTCATCGAAGTCCCATGTACGACAGCGTCCATAGCGAAACCATAGAGCTTTTCCACGAACTAATGAGTATCCCCAAAAACTACAAGGTTCTTTTTATCGGAGGCGGAGCCACTTTGCAGTTCGGTATGGTTCCCATGAACCTGCTGAAAAGCGGGACCACAGCGGAATACATAAAGAGCGGCAGCTGGGCAGGAAAAGCGGTGAATGATGCCCGCACCATAGGCCCGGTAAGGATACTCTGGGACGGCAAGGAGTCCAGCTATACCACATTGCCGGACGCTGCCTCCATTCGCCCCGGAAACGATGCCGCTTATCTGCATGTAACATCCAACGAGACTATCGGCGGAATTCAGTGGAAGGAGTTTCCGAAAACCGGGGAAGTGCCACTGGTAGCGGATATGTCCTCCGACATTCTCAGCAGGGTTTTTGCTATTCGGGACTTTGGCCTGATCTACGCAGGCGCCCAGAAGAACATCGGTCCCGCCGGAGTAACGGTAGTAATCATCAGGGAAGACCTGGCCGTCGCATCGCCGGAAAACCTGCCTGCATATCTGCGCTACAAAATCCACGCCGAAAAGAACTCCCTCTACAACACCCCGCCGGTTTTCGCCGTATACGCAATGCACAAGGTGCTGAAGTGGCTCAAAGCCCGGGGAGGTGTTCAGGGGATCGAAAAGCTCAACGCCCGAAAGGCAGGAGCCATTTATTCGGTTATCGACAAAAACCCCGAGTTCTACTCCTCCCCGGTGGACAAAAAGGTCAGGTCCAATATGAACGTCGTATTCCGACTCCCTTCTGAAGACCTGGAAAAGCAGTTCCTCTCACATGCACAAGAGAACGGAATGCTGGGCCTGAAAGGTCACCGTGATGTGGGCGGCTGCAGGGCTTCACTCTATAACGCCATGCCTCTGGAAGGCGCCCAGGCACTGGCGAATTTTATGCAAACCTTTGCCGCGGAGAAAGGCTGA
- the metE gene encoding 5-methyltetrahydropteroyltriglutamate--homocysteine S-methyltransferase, which produces MTAKTLVTGFPRIGENRELKKALEQYWTGKIPAKELHEKARAIREKNWLLQQRLGIDLISCNDFSYYDSMLDTVVMLNAIPERFRGNGDRLQRYFAMARGRDDAPAMEMTKWFNTNYHYIVPELEKDLEFALDAGKILDEYQEAKKLGIQPKINLIGPVSFLGLSKTPEDGGSFFFFDRVLDIYRQLFKLLADLDREVTVQLEEPLFVKDVDESLLAFLKQSLMVLGGISDNIRILVSSYFEHSLEALEILGKAPIWGVALDFVHGPKNIDGLHLLKDKVLAAGVVDGRNIWVNDYRSSLKILEEISQSIPRQRILVATSCSLLHVPHAAVLEPESEVKPRLAFACEKTAEVAFLGRIFHEGRAAADEELIRERSDLLSSGFKSAAGRIHPEYTVRDGSFDQRIRVQKEILGLPELPTTTIGSFPQTNELRRLRRDFRKGIFSEKEYETEIRRYIDDCVLFQEEAGLDVLVHGEPERNDMVEYFGELLEGFHFTCNGWVQSYGSRCVKPPVIYTDIIDTIEAMDADVITIETARSGNRLLGVFRENQYTNEIGPGVYDIHSPRVPSVEEFEDQIRKRLEVLDRSRMWVNPDCGLKTRRWEQVRPALINMVKAVEKIRSES; this is translated from the coding sequence ATGACCGCAAAAACCCTGGTAACTGGTTTTCCCCGCATTGGGGAGAATCGGGAGCTGAAAAAAGCTCTCGAACAGTATTGGACCGGTAAAATTCCGGCAAAAGAATTGCATGAAAAAGCACGTGCGATCCGGGAAAAGAACTGGCTTCTGCAGCAACGGCTGGGCATAGATCTTATCAGCTGCAACGACTTCAGTTATTACGATTCGATGCTCGATACGGTTGTAATGCTGAACGCCATACCTGAGCGCTTTCGTGGCAATGGTGACAGGCTTCAGCGTTATTTTGCCATGGCCAGAGGGCGCGACGACGCACCGGCTATGGAAATGACCAAGTGGTTTAACACCAACTATCACTACATAGTTCCCGAACTGGAAAAGGATCTTGAATTCGCTCTGGATGCAGGCAAGATTCTGGATGAATACCAGGAGGCAAAAAAGCTGGGAATTCAACCCAAGATCAACCTTATCGGGCCTGTCAGTTTTCTGGGCCTGTCCAAGACGCCGGAGGACGGTGGCTCATTCTTCTTCTTCGACAGGGTCCTCGATATCTACCGGCAGCTGTTTAAGCTTCTTGCGGATCTGGATAGAGAGGTAACTGTTCAGCTTGAAGAGCCGCTTTTTGTTAAGGATGTTGACGAATCGTTGCTTGCCTTCTTGAAACAGAGTTTAATGGTCCTGGGCGGCATTTCCGATAATATCCGAATCCTGGTAAGCAGCTACTTTGAACATTCTCTTGAAGCTTTGGAAATCCTGGGCAAAGCTCCCATTTGGGGTGTTGCTCTGGATTTTGTCCACGGACCGAAGAATATCGATGGGCTGCATCTGCTGAAGGATAAGGTGCTCGCGGCGGGGGTTGTGGACGGACGTAATATCTGGGTCAACGATTATCGTTCGAGTCTGAAGATTCTTGAAGAGATATCCCAAAGCATTCCACGGCAGAGGATATTGGTTGCAACCAGCTGTTCCTTGCTGCATGTGCCGCATGCCGCAGTTCTGGAACCGGAGAGCGAGGTTAAACCCCGGCTGGCTTTTGCGTGTGAGAAAACGGCTGAAGTGGCCTTTCTCGGCCGGATATTTCATGAAGGCAGGGCAGCGGCGGATGAGGAGCTTATACGGGAACGGTCCGATCTTCTCAGCAGTGGATTCAAGTCTGCCGCCGGACGGATCCATCCCGAATATACTGTCCGTGATGGCAGTTTTGACCAGAGAATCCGGGTACAGAAGGAAATTCTGGGACTGCCTGAGCTGCCGACAACGACGATTGGAAGCTTTCCGCAGACAAATGAGCTTCGTCGTTTACGCCGGGATTTCAGAAAAGGGATTTTCTCTGAAAAAGAGTATGAAACAGAGATCCGCCGCTATATAGACGACTGCGTACTTTTTCAGGAAGAGGCCGGTCTTGATGTTCTGGTTCATGGCGAACCCGAGCGTAACGACATGGTGGAGTATTTTGGTGAACTCCTGGAGGGTTTCCATTTTACCTGCAACGGCTGGGTTCAGAGTTATGGCAGCCGCTGCGTTAAGCCGCCTGTTATTTACACCGACATAATCGACACTATTGAAGCTATGGACGCGGATGTAATCACTATCGAAACCGCCCGCAGCGGTAACAGATTGCTTGGGGTCTTCCGTGAGAACCAGTATACCAATGAGATTGGTCCGGGAGTCTATGATATCCATTCCCCACGAGTTCCGTCGGTGGAAGAATTTGAAGACCAGATTCGAAAAAGACTGGAGGTTCTTGACAGAAGTCGTATGTGGGTAAATCCTGATTGCGGCCTTAAGACCAGGCGTTGGGAGCAGGTTCGTCCCGCTCTGATAAACATGGTAAAAGCAGTGGAAAAGATACGTTCAGAATCCTGA
- a CDS encoding rhodanese-like domain-containing protein: MYATVDRESLKKKLDNHEDIHLVEVLAEKEFQRLHIKGAEHIQFGEIGKIAKQRFKPDDEIIVYCADKACKASPTAAEKLDTMGFTNVSDYEEGKKDWVEAGYPVEGNEAGENR; this comes from the coding sequence ATGTACGCTACTGTTGATCGAGAATCCCTCAAAAAGAAACTCGACAACCATGAGGATATTCATCTTGTAGAAGTTCTTGCGGAAAAGGAATTTCAGCGTCTCCATATCAAAGGAGCCGAACATATACAATTCGGCGAAATCGGGAAAATAGCAAAACAGCGTTTCAAGCCGGACGATGAGATCATCGTCTATTGTGCTGACAAAGCGTGTAAAGCCAGCCCCACGGCCGCAGAGAAATTGGACACCATGGGTTTTACAAACGTGTCTGACTACGAGGAAGGCAAAAAAGACTGGGTCGAAGCCGGCTACCCTGTGGAAGGGAATGAAGCAGGAGAGAACAGGTAG
- a CDS encoding UPF0182 family protein produces the protein MYLLLFSLVLALAGGLIYIGITRHSRAIARGGVLVIVLLAGFIWFMGFWGEKLWFDSIGYAGRFWTEFFARLASGGSFLLFAAMFIFLFTLSVQGMARSIRLGLTGFAALLGAFIGTAQWESVLRFFNRIDSGLTDPLLKMDAGFYLFSLPLIDAIYGFLIILAIITLIIGILASLPRGAHFLRGEYRQIEDDTGQRGGGALIIAAALFLLFLSAGKLLSRFHLMYAYGGTVSGPGWTDDRIRLPALLIAALIGAAGAVLLLIPSFRNFAGKLSSRLLAKRLPQELHGILGLYGGVAVLWFVTLIVTPWLAQSLLVAPNELTYERPYIEYNIAYTRKAFKIDNIREEEYPVGSDFTRRTAEENRGVIDNTRLWDWRALGMVYQQFQEIRLYYEFGDIDVDRYMINGRKQAVMVAAREMETSNLPADSQNFVNTRFKYTHGYGITMNNVNEFTSSGLPELLIRDIPPQSDIASLQVERPEIYYGERSNSHVVVNSSEKEFDYPEGDNNRYVHYEGDGGVQISSFFRKFIFGYLFDGTSFLLSSYPTAESRIMFHRNIRDRVMNLAPFLEFDGDPYIVLANGQLRWIIDAYTTADSYPYSDHFVDNPFNPETERPRQNLTKTLSGLPRGTNYIRNSVKTVVNPYTGEVDFYIYDSDDPIIRVWQKIYPELFKEKSEMPVELKRHVRYPADFLQVQGEVYARYHMQDPEVFYNQEDLWVRATEKYYGSVQPVEPYYIMWERPGSDEPEFILMLPYTPKTKQVLIGWIAGVSAPENYGEFIAYQFPKEERILGPQQMETKIDQDSFLSGQLSLWDQRGSNVIRGNVLVLPLNGTLLYVEPIYLQSETAAYPELRLVVLMHNDTLVYAETLDGALEKLYSSGEGTRADSKQALTMSAGASRVDKELIQQAAETFEAYMKKTGSSDFEAAGAELQRLHSLLKELTMQE, from the coding sequence ATGTATTTACTTCTGTTCTCTTTAGTTCTGGCTCTTGCCGGGGGACTTATCTACATTGGCATAACAAGGCACAGTCGGGCTATAGCACGTGGCGGAGTCCTGGTTATTGTCCTGCTGGCGGGATTTATCTGGTTTATGGGATTCTGGGGAGAAAAACTCTGGTTTGATTCCATCGGATATGCCGGGCGCTTCTGGACCGAGTTCTTCGCACGCCTGGCAAGCGGAGGTTCCTTTCTGCTTTTCGCTGCGATGTTCATCTTTCTCTTTACTCTCTCCGTACAGGGTATGGCGCGTTCGATTCGGCTCGGCCTGACCGGCTTTGCCGCCCTGCTGGGGGCCTTTATCGGTACCGCTCAATGGGAGTCGGTGTTGCGGTTTTTCAACAGAATCGACTCCGGGCTTACTGATCCGCTGCTCAAAATGGACGCCGGGTTCTACCTTTTTTCTCTGCCCTTAATCGATGCGATTTACGGATTTCTGATAATCCTCGCGATTATCACCCTTATTATCGGGATTCTCGCCAGTCTTCCCCGGGGAGCGCATTTTCTGCGGGGAGAGTATCGCCAGATAGAGGACGATACGGGGCAGAGGGGCGGCGGTGCCCTTATCATCGCAGCAGCGCTTTTTCTGCTGTTTCTATCGGCGGGAAAACTGCTGAGCCGTTTCCATCTGATGTACGCCTATGGCGGTACAGTAAGCGGCCCCGGTTGGACCGACGACCGGATACGGCTGCCGGCACTGCTGATCGCCGCCCTCATCGGGGCTGCAGGAGCCGTGCTGCTGCTTATTCCCTCCTTCAGGAATTTCGCGGGAAAACTGTCGAGCAGGCTTCTCGCAAAACGTCTCCCCCAGGAACTGCACGGGATACTGGGATTGTACGGAGGCGTCGCCGTTCTCTGGTTCGTCACCCTTATAGTAACTCCGTGGCTGGCCCAGTCACTGCTGGTCGCCCCCAATGAGTTGACCTACGAGAGACCCTACATCGAGTATAACATCGCGTACACCAGGAAAGCCTTCAAGATCGACAACATCCGCGAAGAGGAGTATCCCGTCGGGAGCGACTTTACCCGCCGTACCGCGGAGGAGAACCGCGGGGTCATTGACAATACCCGTCTCTGGGACTGGAGGGCCCTCGGTATGGTCTATCAGCAGTTTCAGGAAATACGTCTCTACTACGAGTTCGGCGACATCGATGTGGATCGATACATGATAAACGGCCGGAAACAGGCAGTGATGGTGGCGGCCCGGGAAATGGAGACCTCAAATCTGCCCGCGGACAGTCAGAACTTTGTCAACACCCGATTCAAATACACCCACGGTTACGGGATCACGATGAACAACGTCAACGAGTTTACCTCCTCCGGACTGCCTGAACTGCTGATCAGGGACATACCGCCCCAGAGCGATATAGCCTCGCTGCAGGTGGAACGACCGGAAATCTATTACGGCGAACGCAGCAATTCACATGTGGTTGTAAACAGCAGCGAAAAGGAGTTTGACTACCCCGAAGGGGACAATAACAGGTACGTTCACTACGAGGGAGACGGCGGCGTGCAAATCAGCAGCTTCTTCCGGAAATTTATTTTCGGCTATCTTTTCGACGGCACCAGCTTCCTGCTTTCCAGCTATCCCACCGCCGAAAGCCGCATTATGTTTCATCGCAATATTCGCGACCGGGTCATGAACCTCGCCCCCTTCCTGGAGTTCGACGGTGACCCCTATATTGTGCTGGCAAACGGCCAGCTGCGCTGGATTATCGACGCCTACACAACCGCAGACTCCTACCCCTACAGCGACCATTTCGTCGACAACCCCTTCAATCCGGAAACTGAACGACCGCGGCAGAATTTGACGAAAACCCTGTCGGGGCTTCCGCGGGGAACAAACTATATCCGCAACTCCGTCAAAACAGTCGTCAATCCCTATACCGGGGAGGTTGATTTCTACATCTACGACAGCGACGACCCCATTATCCGGGTATGGCAGAAAATATATCCGGAACTCTTTAAGGAGAAGAGTGAGATGCCGGTGGAGCTCAAACGCCATGTCCGCTATCCCGCGGATTTTCTGCAGGTGCAGGGGGAAGTGTATGCCAGGTACCACATGCAGGATCCGGAAGTGTTCTACAACCAGGAGGATCTGTGGGTCAGGGCCACGGAAAAGTATTATGGTTCCGTCCAGCCGGTTGAACCGTACTACATAATGTGGGAGCGCCCAGGTTCGGATGAACCGGAGTTTATATTGATGCTGCCTTATACACCCAAAACCAAGCAGGTACTGATCGGCTGGATCGCCGGGGTCAGCGCCCCGGAAAACTACGGCGAGTTCATCGCCTACCAGTTTCCCAAGGAGGAGCGCATCCTCGGGCCCCAGCAGATGGAAACGAAGATAGACCAGGACAGCTTTCTCTCCGGGCAGCTCTCCCTCTGGGACCAGCGGGGTTCAAATGTCATTCGCGGTAACGTGCTTGTCCTGCCTTTAAACGGGACGCTGCTGTATGTAGAACCGATCTACCTGCAGTCCGAAACGGCAGCTTATCCGGAACTCCGCCTTGTAGTACTCATGCATAACGATACCCTGGTATATGCAGAAACTCTGGACGGGGCCCTTGAAAAACTCTATAGCTCAGGAGAGGGTACACGCGCAGATTCAAAGCAGGCACTGACTATGTCAGCAGGGGCGTCGAGGGTTGATAAAGAACTGATTCAGCAGGCTGCAGAAACCTTCGAGGCGTATATGAAGAAGACCGGAAGCAGTGATTTTGAAGCCGCCGGGGCTGAACTCCAACGGCTGCATAGCTTGCTGAAAGAGCTGACCATGCAGGAGTAA
- a CDS encoding DHH family phosphoesterase: MPNEKNSRNTAAVLARLADVLKGKEELLILLHTHPDPDAIASGAALQLLAKEEFDLRSSLAYSGIIARAENRAMVKKLGIHLKQYNRIKRSRYDCIALIDSQPGAGNNVLTARDRCDIVIDHHPRRKDTLGDLVLINPEIGATATILVELLREARVDIPADIATALAYAIDSETQTMHREAAAEDIQAYLNVYTQASIRKYGEIINPNLPHYYFLQLGRALNNALIYRNAIVTHLTNIYHPEIIAEMADFFLKHERISSVLCTGIFKETLIISIRTSSDKMNAGVLIKKLPLVKDNAGGHDRTAGGVLSLAGMSKSDINRAISSLVDSFARNLGHVDVRWKPLLDYSDFPA; the protein is encoded by the coding sequence ATGCCCAATGAAAAAAATTCCAGGAATACGGCAGCAGTACTCGCACGGCTGGCGGATGTACTGAAGGGCAAAGAAGAACTACTTATTCTGCTTCATACCCATCCGGATCCCGATGCCATTGCCTCCGGTGCTGCTCTTCAACTGCTTGCAAAGGAAGAATTCGATCTTCGTTCCAGTTTAGCCTACTCCGGAATAATTGCCCGGGCAGAGAACCGCGCCATGGTAAAAAAGCTTGGCATACATTTAAAGCAGTATAACCGTATTAAACGGTCGCGCTATGACTGCATCGCCCTGATTGATTCCCAGCCGGGAGCGGGAAACAATGTCCTGACCGCCCGTGACAGATGCGATATTGTTATTGATCATCATCCGCGGCGAAAGGATACCCTTGGCGATCTGGTTCTTATAAATCCGGAAATAGGGGCAACAGCAACAATTCTGGTCGAACTGCTGCGGGAAGCCCGAGTGGATATTCCGGCGGATATTGCTACAGCTCTGGCTTATGCCATTGATTCTGAAACCCAGACCATGCACCGCGAAGCCGCTGCCGAAGATATTCAGGCGTATCTGAACGTTTATACTCAGGCCAGCATCCGAAAATATGGTGAGATAATTAATCCCAACCTGCCGCACTACTATTTTTTACAGCTTGGCAGGGCCTTGAATAACGCCCTTATTTATCGAAATGCTATTGTCACACATCTGACGAATATTTATCATCCAGAAATTATTGCGGAAATGGCAGACTTTTTTCTAAAGCACGAACGGATCAGTTCGGTTCTCTGTACCGGGATTTTCAAGGAGACACTGATAATTTCTATCCGTACATCCAGTGATAAAATGAATGCGGGAGTCCTGATTAAGAAGCTACCCCTTGTAAAAGATAATGCCGGGGGACATGACAGAACTGCCGGAGGCGTGCTGTCTCTGGCGGGGATGTCAAAGAGTGATATTAATCGTGCCATTTCGTCTTTGGTAGATTCCTTTGCCAGGAATCTTGGTCATGTGGATGTGCGCTGGAAACCTCTTTTGGACTATTCGGATTTTCCTGCCTGA